A stretch of the Mycobacteroides immunogenum genome encodes the following:
- the recX gene encoding recombination regulator RecX has protein sequence MTKSSRPQSISDSASPPGSQGTLDDLRARIASVPEAPTREPVDSRDEQAWSFCLRLLTSRARTRAELTQRLARRGYPDDVSDRIMDRLTTAGLVDDEDFAAQWVQSRHTYSGKGKRALAAELRTKGVSAENAAAALAQIDGDAERSRAAELVAKKLRSENLDDGGIKAARRLVAMLARRGYGQSMAYDVVKNALASENDRRNVG, from the coding sequence ATGACGAAGTCGTCCCGGCCCCAGTCGATTTCTGATTCGGCTTCTCCACCGGGTTCACAAGGAACCCTTGACGATCTGCGAGCCCGGATCGCGTCGGTCCCCGAAGCCCCGACGCGTGAACCGGTTGACTCGCGGGACGAGCAGGCGTGGTCATTTTGCCTACGCCTGTTGACAAGTCGGGCGCGTACCCGCGCCGAGCTGACCCAGAGGTTGGCGCGGCGCGGGTACCCCGATGATGTCTCTGATCGAATTATGGATCGGCTGACTACTGCCGGACTGGTTGATGACGAGGATTTCGCCGCGCAATGGGTGCAGTCCCGGCATACGTATTCCGGGAAAGGTAAGCGCGCCTTAGCGGCAGAGCTGCGCACCAAGGGGGTATCTGCCGAGAACGCAGCCGCCGCGCTCGCGCAGATCGACGGAGATGCCGAGCGATCACGGGCCGCCGAGCTGGTGGCCAAGAAGCTCCGGTCGGAGAACCTGGATGACGGCGGGATCAAGGCGGCGCGACGATTGGTGGCCATGCTTGCGCGCCGTGGCTACGGCCAGTCGATGGCGTATGACGTGGTGAAGAATGCCCTTGCTTCGGAAAACGACCGACGAAACGTCGGGTGA
- a CDS encoding CGNR zinc finger domain-containing protein, translated as MPDPRPHLDEPLALDLLNTRWMSGDGPQDLLTDLDGLRIWLHTNDLDDRCTVDDRTLEALRTAREAIYHAVKDSHIDGLNAVLSRGAIRRSLTADGPLDTAEVPESHWLAGWLAADNLLALLSESPNRIKQCAHPQCVLFFYDTSKNGARRWHSMATCGNRAKAARHYAKTT; from the coding sequence ATGCCCGATCCACGCCCACATCTCGATGAACCGCTCGCACTGGACCTACTGAACACCCGGTGGATGAGTGGCGATGGGCCGCAGGATCTTTTAACCGATCTGGACGGTCTGCGAATCTGGCTGCACACCAATGACCTTGACGACCGATGCACAGTCGACGACAGGACACTCGAGGCACTCCGCACTGCCCGCGAAGCCATTTATCACGCGGTGAAGGATTCACACATCGACGGCCTGAACGCCGTGCTGTCCCGTGGCGCGATCCGCCGCTCCTTGACCGCGGACGGGCCACTCGACACCGCGGAGGTTCCCGAATCACACTGGCTCGCCGGCTGGCTTGCTGCCGATAACCTGCTCGCCCTGCTCTCCGAATCGCCCAATCGGATCAAACAGTGCGCCCACCCGCAGTGCGTGCTGTTTTTCTATGACACATCCAAGAACGGGGCACGCCGGTGGCATTCGATGGCGACCTGCGGGAACAGAGCAAAGGCCGCTCGGCACTACGCGAAGACCACGTAG
- a CDS encoding VOC family protein yields MSTAIAPRVVTGHVGLNVSNLTRSIAFYRQAFGFDELAVSAEGARRFAFLGFDSGPVLTLWEQSSGEFSAATPGLHHLSFQVDSIQQVRQVEAILKQLSTVFAHDGVVAHQEGVASGGIFFADPDGIRLEVFAAVGAEQHQAPAGESPTCGFF; encoded by the coding sequence ATGAGCACAGCCATCGCGCCCCGTGTCGTCACCGGCCACGTCGGCCTGAACGTCAGTAACCTGACGCGGTCCATCGCGTTCTATCGGCAGGCGTTCGGATTCGATGAACTCGCGGTGAGTGCCGAAGGTGCGCGGCGGTTCGCATTTCTGGGATTCGACAGCGGTCCCGTGCTCACCCTCTGGGAACAGAGCAGCGGGGAATTCTCAGCGGCCACACCGGGCTTGCACCATTTGTCGTTCCAAGTGGATTCCATACAGCAGGTGCGGCAGGTGGAGGCGATCTTGAAGCAACTATCGACGGTGTTCGCCCACGACGGTGTTGTCGCACACCAGGAGGGCGTGGCCTCAGGAGGCATCTTCTTCGCCGATCCTGACGGAATACGCCTCGAGGTGTTCGCGGCGGTCGGTGCCGAACAGCACCAAGCGCCAGCGGGCGAATCGCCGACCTGTGGGTTCTTCTGA
- the recA gene encoding recombinase RecA: protein MAQAPDREKALELALAQIDKSFGKGSVMRLGDEVRQPISVIPTGSIALDVALGIGGLPRGRVIEIYGPESSGKTTVALHAVANAQRAGGIAAFIDAEHALDPEYAKKLGVDTDSLLVSQPDTGEQALEIADMLVRSGAIDLIVIDSVAALVPRAEIEGEMGDSHVGLQARLMSQALRKMTGALNNSGTTAIFINQLREKIGVMFGSPETTTGGKALKFYSSVRLDVRRIETLKDGTEAVGNRTRVKVVKNKVSPPFKQAEFDILYGKGISKEGSLIDMGVEQGFIRKSGSWFTYEGEQLGQGKENARNFLLENVDVANEVEKKIKEKLGIGAVLTDDEVVPAPVDF, encoded by the coding sequence ATGGCGCAGGCACCGGATCGCGAGAAGGCTCTCGAGCTCGCGCTCGCACAAATCGACAAGAGTTTCGGTAAAGGCTCGGTCATGCGGTTGGGCGACGAGGTGCGCCAGCCCATCTCCGTGATCCCCACCGGATCCATCGCGCTGGACGTGGCACTCGGTATCGGTGGCCTGCCTCGCGGCCGCGTCATCGAGATCTACGGTCCGGAATCTTCGGGTAAGACCACGGTGGCGTTGCATGCCGTGGCCAACGCACAACGTGCCGGCGGCATCGCGGCGTTCATCGATGCCGAGCACGCTCTGGATCCCGAGTACGCCAAGAAGCTCGGTGTCGACACCGATTCGCTGCTGGTATCACAGCCCGACACCGGTGAGCAGGCGCTGGAGATCGCCGACATGCTGGTGCGCTCCGGCGCTATCGACCTCATCGTCATCGACTCGGTGGCCGCGCTGGTGCCACGCGCTGAGATCGAGGGCGAGATGGGCGACAGCCACGTCGGTCTGCAGGCTCGTCTGATGAGCCAGGCGTTGCGCAAGATGACCGGCGCGCTCAACAACTCCGGTACCACCGCGATCTTCATCAACCAGCTGCGTGAGAAGATCGGCGTGATGTTCGGTTCGCCCGAAACCACTACTGGTGGTAAGGCTTTGAAGTTCTATTCCTCCGTGCGCCTGGATGTGCGTCGTATCGAGACTCTCAAGGACGGTACCGAGGCGGTGGGTAACCGCACCCGCGTCAAGGTTGTCAAGAACAAGGTGTCGCCGCCGTTCAAGCAGGCCGAGTTCGACATCCTCTACGGCAAGGGCATCTCCAAGGAGGGCTCACTCATCGACATGGGTGTGGAGCAAGGCTTTATCCGTAAGTCCGGTTCCTGGTTCACGTATGAAGGTGAACAGCTGGGCCAGGGCAAGGAAAATGCCCGCAACTTCTTGCTGGAGAACGTCGATGTCGCCAATGAGGTCGAGAAGAAGATCAAGGAAAAGCTTGGTATCGGAGCGGTGCTGACCGATGACGAAGTCGTCCCGGCCCCAGTCGATTTCTGA